From a region of the Aeoliella mucimassa genome:
- a CDS encoding HD domain-containing phosphohydrolase, with amino-acid sequence MKVLVIDDDVVSAEIAKCTLQHFGYEVRCEYDGIEGFEQIRTGEYSIVISDWDMPGMPGDELCRLVRQRNWSSYIFFILLTSHSDMGHLVQGLKAGADDFLVKPFEPEELIVRLRTGERVLSLQSRDVLLFTLAKLTESRDNETGLHLERMREYGRILAMELSGWSEFKDEVDGDYVQMLYLTSPLHDIGKVGVPDSVLLKPGKLSREEFEIMKRHPLIGGETLAAAVEVAPDAKYLQMARDIALYHHEKFDGSGYPYGLSGEDIPLCGRLIALADVYDALTSKRVYKEKFSTQKAKEIILEGTGTHFDPKIVEAFLAQEKAFVEVSNHLDASLADENHSSAESLFGIGEPLAAN; translated from the coding sequence ATGAAAGTCTTGGTAATTGACGACGACGTTGTCTCGGCAGAAATTGCAAAGTGCACCTTGCAGCACTTCGGGTACGAGGTTCGCTGCGAGTACGACGGCATTGAAGGCTTCGAGCAGATTCGCACCGGCGAGTACAGCATTGTCATATCCGACTGGGACATGCCTGGCATGCCAGGCGACGAACTCTGCCGCTTAGTGCGTCAGCGAAATTGGAGCAGCTACATCTTCTTCATCCTGCTTACCTCCCATTCCGATATGGGGCATCTGGTGCAGGGATTGAAGGCCGGGGCCGACGATTTTCTCGTCAAGCCATTCGAGCCGGAGGAACTCATCGTCCGCTTGCGAACCGGCGAGCGGGTGCTGTCGCTGCAAAGCCGCGACGTGCTACTGTTCACCCTCGCGAAGCTCACCGAATCGCGCGATAACGAAACTGGTTTGCACCTGGAACGGATGCGAGAGTACGGGCGGATTCTCGCGATGGAACTCTCGGGGTGGAGTGAATTCAAGGACGAAGTCGATGGCGACTACGTGCAGATGCTGTACCTCACGTCGCCGCTGCACGATATCGGCAAGGTCGGCGTCCCCGACTCGGTGCTGCTAAAGCCTGGCAAGCTCTCGCGGGAAGAGTTCGAAATCATGAAACGTCACCCCCTGATCGGCGGCGAAACGCTGGCCGCTGCGGTGGAAGTGGCTCCTGATGCCAAGTACCTGCAGATGGCTAGGGACATCGCGCTGTACCACCACGAAAAGTTCGATGGCAGTGGCTACCCCTACGGTCTCAGTGGCGAAGACATTCCCCTGTGCGGCCGTTTGATCGCCTTGGCCGACGTGTACGATGCGCTGACTTCGAAGCGGGTTTACAAAGAAAAGTTCAGCACGCAGAAGGCCAAAGAGATCATTCTCGAAGGGACTGGCACCCACTTCGATCCAAAGATCGTGGAAGCCTTCCTCGCCCAAGAGAAGGCCTTCGTCGAAGTGTCCAATCACTTGGATGCCTCGCTGGCCGACGAGAATCACTCGAGCGCCGAATCGCTCTTCGGTATCGGTGAGCCGCTAGCCGCGAATTAG
- a CDS encoding Hpt domain-containing protein, translated as MLIDQLSQRSDILNLDDLKNRCLGNVAFVEQVLELLAERGEADIALLEESLNKSDYEKLYHVAHRLKGAFANASAKRMSSTAEELCDASRSQEERCLREKVESLRNQWNEFTNLIDRNSGDSQHGAFAVEGAEMTNRNAVSV; from the coding sequence ATGTTAATCGATCAACTCTCACAACGCTCCGATATACTCAACCTCGACGACCTGAAAAATCGTTGCCTTGGTAACGTCGCGTTTGTCGAGCAAGTTCTAGAACTACTTGCCGAGCGAGGCGAAGCGGATATCGCCTTGTTAGAGGAATCGCTCAACAAGTCCGACTACGAGAAGTTGTATCACGTGGCCCATCGTCTGAAAGGTGCCTTCGCCAACGCGTCGGCCAAACGGATGAGCTCCACGGCCGAAGAGCTGTGTGACGCTTCCCGCTCGCAAGAAGAAAGATGCTTGCGCGAAAAAGTGGAATCGCTTCGCAATCAATGGAACGAATTCACAAACCTGATCGATCGCAACTCCGGCGACAGCCAGCATGGTGCGTTCGCTGTCGAGGGCGCCGAGATGACCAATCGCAATGCGGTGTCGGTATAA
- the cbiE gene encoding precorrin-6y C5,15-methyltransferase (decarboxylating) subunit CbiE, producing MTKISIIGIGDDGLQAVSPAVSKRIEEAQVLLGPERALDLLPTSVSGERVLLSGDLAELADQIRKVGDRAAVVLVFGDPMFYGLARYITDEFSKDQFEVIPHVSSMQLAFARVMESWDEAFLTNLANHSIDSVIEKCRIADKVGLFTTAEVGPSEVAKSLLAKQIDYFDAYVCENLGARNERVTRGSLEDIAQQTFEPLNVMILVRQRELPDRPREAVGKRLFGNPDEAFIQSRPKYGLITPAEVRSLALAQMDIWRDSIVWDVGAGSGSVSIEAAQLATEGTVYAIEMDPEDHQLIKANSKRFNVANVLPIQGQAPEAWEALPDPDCVFISGGGREVCRIAEAAYARLRQSGRLVVNLVSIDNLTELTTALRAKNDGVQVWMVNISRGTEQLERLTFDALNPSFLIAVTK from the coding sequence ATGACAAAGATCTCCATTATCGGCATTGGTGACGATGGCTTGCAGGCGGTGTCCCCCGCGGTTAGCAAGCGAATTGAAGAAGCCCAAGTATTGCTGGGACCGGAGCGGGCGCTCGATTTGCTGCCCACTTCGGTCTCCGGCGAGCGGGTATTGCTGAGCGGAGATCTGGCAGAACTGGCCGACCAGATTCGCAAGGTCGGCGATCGGGCTGCCGTGGTGCTGGTGTTTGGCGATCCCATGTTCTACGGACTCGCCCGCTACATTACCGACGAGTTCAGCAAGGATCAGTTCGAGGTCATTCCGCACGTCAGTAGCATGCAGCTGGCGTTCGCCCGCGTGATGGAGAGTTGGGACGAAGCGTTCCTGACCAACTTGGCGAACCACAGTATCGACTCAGTGATCGAGAAGTGTCGCATCGCCGACAAGGTGGGCTTATTCACCACCGCGGAAGTCGGTCCGAGCGAAGTGGCCAAGTCGCTGCTCGCGAAGCAGATCGATTACTTCGATGCTTACGTGTGCGAAAACCTCGGTGCCCGCAACGAACGGGTGACGCGCGGATCGCTCGAGGATATCGCTCAGCAAACGTTCGAACCGCTGAACGTGATGATCCTGGTGCGGCAGCGAGAGCTCCCCGATCGTCCGCGCGAAGCAGTCGGCAAGCGATTGTTTGGCAACCCCGACGAGGCGTTCATTCAATCGCGGCCGAAGTATGGCTTGATCACCCCGGCCGAGGTTCGCTCGCTGGCGCTCGCCCAGATGGACATCTGGCGCGACAGTATCGTATGGGACGTTGGTGCGGGTAGCGGTTCGGTTAGCATCGAGGCCGCCCAGCTGGCGACCGAAGGTACCGTGTATGCCATTGAGATGGACCCCGAAGATCACCAGTTGATCAAGGCCAACTCCAAACGCTTTAACGTGGCAAACGTGCTGCCGATCCAAGGTCAGGCCCCCGAAGCTTGGGAAGCCCTGCCCGATCCCGATTGTGTATTCATTTCGGGAGGTGGTCGTGAGGTTTGCCGAATCGCCGAGGCCGCTTACGCCCGGCTCCGCCAGAGCGGCCGCCTGGTCGTGAATCTGGTGAGTATCGACAACCTGACCGAACTCACCACGGCGCTGCGTGCCAAGAACGACGGGGTGCAGGTCTGGATGGTCAACATCTCCCGCGGCACCGAGCAGCTCGAGCGACTGACGTTCGATGCACTGAATCCCAGCTTCCTGATCGCGGTTACCAAGTAG
- the glgX gene encoding glycogen debranching protein GlgX gives MPQKQSAQPIPQFNYPLPYGAILHDHGVQFAVYSRSATAMRVLIYNRVSDREPSKIVELDPINDRWGDIWSVVVPDLKAGALYHFQADGPYEPAKGLRFQKNARLIDPYARALAGKYQRSSDGVVRPPKCVVVDDTFDWQGDRHLRRPLAESIIYEMHVRGLTRSSTSDTNQPGTYLGVIDKIPYLKSLGVTAVELMPVHEFPMAESDGSKPRRSNYWGYDPMAFFAPHRGYMHGNKPGAQVDQFKTMVRELHAAGIEVILDVVFNHTSEGNEHGPTFSFKGLQNNVYYMTTEDGGYKNYSGCGNTVNGNHPIVREMIFHCLRHWVYNYHIDGFRFDLASILSRNRKGELVPNPPLVELIAEDPMLADTKIIAEAWDAAGAYQVGTFANLRWAEWNGHYRDDIRRYWRGDFGVTGAMATRLAGSSDLYQPSGRSPYHSINFITSHDGYTLNDLVSYERKHNLDNGEDNRDGDNNNYSANYGVEGPTRRAAIVSLRQRQAKNMISALLLSQGVPMIVSGDEVLRTQRGNNNAYCQDNATSWFDWRLVERNDEMLRFTREVIAFRRSQPVLRRQKFLTGTASRPGELPDVSWYGVEGQSIDWESTFHSLSCVLGTCWLEDPAARPVLIFMHSGGQPQEFHVPETARQLKWRLLIDTAAEAPKDVYPKHDGPVISGHSPVTLDHHSLRCYVAE, from the coding sequence ATGCCTCAGAAGCAATCCGCTCAGCCCATCCCGCAGTTTAACTATCCCCTGCCGTATGGCGCGATTCTGCACGATCACGGTGTGCAGTTCGCCGTGTACAGCCGGTCGGCTACGGCCATGCGCGTGTTGATCTACAATCGCGTCAGCGATCGAGAACCCTCGAAAATCGTGGAACTCGATCCCATAAACGATCGCTGGGGCGACATCTGGAGTGTGGTGGTACCCGACCTCAAGGCCGGTGCCCTCTACCACTTTCAGGCCGACGGACCCTACGAACCGGCCAAGGGATTGCGATTCCAAAAGAACGCCCGCTTGATCGATCCGTACGCTCGGGCGCTGGCTGGCAAGTACCAGCGATCGTCCGACGGAGTGGTCCGCCCGCCGAAGTGCGTGGTGGTCGACGACACCTTCGATTGGCAAGGCGATCGCCATCTGCGTCGCCCGCTGGCCGAATCGATCATCTACGAGATGCACGTGCGTGGGCTCACGCGCAGCTCGACCAGCGATACCAACCAACCAGGAACCTACCTGGGGGTGATCGACAAGATTCCTTACCTCAAATCGCTCGGCGTCACTGCAGTTGAGCTGATGCCGGTGCATGAGTTTCCCATGGCCGAGAGCGATGGCTCGAAGCCGCGGCGAAGCAACTACTGGGGCTACGACCCCATGGCGTTCTTCGCGCCGCATCGGGGTTACATGCATGGCAACAAGCCAGGTGCCCAGGTCGATCAGTTCAAGACCATGGTTCGCGAACTACATGCGGCCGGCATCGAAGTGATTCTCGACGTGGTGTTCAATCACACGTCGGAAGGGAACGAGCATGGCCCCACGTTCAGCTTCAAAGGCCTGCAAAACAACGTGTACTACATGACCACCGAAGATGGTGGTTACAAGAACTACTCGGGGTGTGGAAACACCGTGAATGGCAATCATCCGATTGTCCGCGAGATGATTTTCCACTGCCTGCGTCATTGGGTATACAACTACCACATCGACGGGTTCCGTTTCGACCTAGCGAGCATTTTGAGCCGCAACCGGAAAGGCGAACTGGTACCGAACCCACCGTTGGTGGAACTGATTGCTGAAGATCCGATGCTGGCCGATACCAAGATTATCGCCGAAGCGTGGGATGCAGCCGGGGCGTATCAGGTCGGTACGTTTGCCAACCTGCGTTGGGCCGAGTGGAATGGTCACTACCGCGACGATATCCGCCGATACTGGCGGGGCGACTTCGGCGTGACCGGTGCCATGGCCACCCGTTTGGCAGGTTCCAGCGATCTGTACCAACCGAGTGGTCGCAGTCCGTATCACAGCATTAACTTCATCACGTCGCACGACGGCTATACGCTGAACGACTTGGTGAGCTACGAGCGGAAGCACAACCTCGACAACGGCGAGGACAATCGCGACGGCGATAACAACAACTACTCGGCCAACTATGGGGTCGAAGGCCCCACGCGCCGGGCGGCGATCGTCTCGCTGCGGCAGCGGCAAGCAAAGAACATGATTTCTGCGCTGCTGCTGAGCCAAGGCGTGCCGATGATAGTCTCCGGCGACGAAGTGCTGCGTACCCAGCGGGGCAATAACAACGCCTACTGCCAGGACAACGCAACGAGTTGGTTCGATTGGCGACTCGTGGAACGCAATGACGAGATGCTGCGATTCACTCGCGAAGTCATCGCGTTCCGTCGCAGCCAACCGGTGCTCCGTCGGCAGAAGTTCCTGACCGGCACCGCTAGCCGACCAGGGGAACTGCCAGATGTCAGCTGGTACGGCGTCGAAGGTCAGTCGATCGACTGGGAGAGCACGTTCCATAGCCTGTCGTGTGTGCTCGGCACCTGTTGGCTTGAGGATCCCGCGGCTCGTCCCGTGTTGATCTTCATGCACTCCGGTGGCCAGCCGCAGGAGTTCCATGTGCCCGAAACAGCTCGCCAACTGAAATGGCGGTTGCTGATCGACACCGCTGCCGAGGCTCCCAAGGACGTGTATCCCAAGCACGATGGTCCAGTGATTTCTGGCCATTCGCCGGTAACGCTCGACCACCATTCGCTACGTTGCTATGTAGCCGAATAG
- the purM gene encoding phosphoribosylformylglycinamidine cyclo-ligase, which produces MAKATYKDSGVDLEVYAESMAKLPRLLRRTHTPRVLPAEGGFAGLFSLDFPGKLFRRDYKDPVLVSCTDGVGTKVVVAQMANRHDTVGIDLVAMCVNDALCMGAEPLFFLDYMAMSHDDPERVEALVEGISAGCLEGDMALVGGETAIMPDVYAHGHYDLAGFCVGVAERDNLLDGRQIAAGDQLIGIASSGIHSNGYSLVRKIVFEIAGLGIDDTIAECGGNTVADVLLTPTRIYVKPIRKLLTTIVEGQPIHGIAHITGGGLEENVTRIMPAGRAIEVTPNSWTVPPVFSWLQQLGEVDDAEMARVFNMGVGLVLVVDPAAADQVTSELNSLGLESWNIGSVV; this is translated from the coding sequence ATGGCGAAAGCAACTTATAAAGATTCTGGTGTCGACCTGGAGGTTTATGCCGAGAGCATGGCCAAGCTGCCTCGGCTGTTGCGGCGAACCCACACTCCGCGGGTATTGCCGGCCGAGGGAGGATTTGCCGGACTTTTCTCGCTCGATTTTCCGGGAAAACTGTTTCGTCGCGATTATAAGGACCCCGTGCTCGTTTCGTGCACCGATGGAGTCGGCACCAAAGTGGTGGTCGCCCAGATGGCCAACCGGCACGACACCGTCGGCATCGACTTGGTCGCCATGTGCGTGAACGACGCCCTCTGCATGGGCGCGGAACCGCTGTTTTTTCTCGACTACATGGCGATGAGCCACGACGACCCCGAGCGGGTCGAAGCCTTGGTCGAAGGCATTAGCGCCGGGTGCCTGGAAGGCGACATGGCCCTGGTCGGCGGCGAAACCGCCATCATGCCCGACGTTTACGCTCACGGACATTACGACCTGGCCGGTTTCTGCGTCGGCGTGGCCGAGCGCGACAATCTGCTGGATGGCCGCCAGATTGCCGCAGGCGACCAACTGATCGGCATCGCCTCGAGCGGAATCCACAGCAACGGCTACAGCCTGGTTCGCAAGATTGTGTTCGAAATCGCCGGCCTCGGCATCGACGACACCATCGCCGAGTGCGGCGGCAATACCGTGGCCGATGTGCTGCTCACCCCCACGCGCATCTACGTGAAGCCGATCCGCAAGCTGCTAACCACGATTGTCGAAGGTCAACCGATTCACGGCATCGCTCACATCACCGGCGGCGGACTCGAAGAGAACGTCACCCGCATCATGCCAGCCGGACGAGCGATCGAGGTCACGCCGAATAGCTGGACCGTGCCCCCCGTGTTCTCGTGGCTGCAACAACTCGGCGAAGTCGACGACGCCGAAATGGCGCGCGTCTTCAACATGGGCGTCGGCCTGGTGCTGGTGGTCGATCCGGCTGCCGCCGATCAAGTGACCAGCGAGCTGAACTCGCTCGGCCTGGAGAGCTGGAACATCGGCTCGGTGGTCTAG
- a CDS encoding DUF6630 family protein: MSELPQLSRLSNIDRRHWLSSKQALTALQALGERQAITWLRQQFTSPADLEWGRLLRDLNPTWEELTLWIRGDKEHCLVGIDALAEFTPHPNTNDPTKPVLPTGATTELINTAIDQALAKYANPRLEKTVARIHRVWPKHRSPKKNITIPRWLQSVAEALAENDSQVVRGWHKKLLTSVDAPKSEDDFWFALIECLSENNIVAVVDWREFTDAIVESLQSLRSARNIDLDWETLKSFDGDNEVFFRHVSGLVGKTGRSLVSFDTGGDEYALTFMPTNHIPKYHEVLTSNLTWSSGVTKFD; the protein is encoded by the coding sequence ATGTCAGAACTGCCCCAACTTTCACGCCTGTCGAATATCGACCGTCGCCATTGGCTTTCCAGCAAGCAAGCGCTCACCGCCCTGCAAGCACTTGGGGAGCGACAAGCGATTACCTGGTTGCGTCAACAGTTCACTTCGCCGGCCGACTTGGAATGGGGCCGCCTGCTTCGCGACCTGAATCCCACCTGGGAAGAACTCACCCTATGGATTCGAGGAGATAAAGAACACTGCTTGGTTGGCATCGACGCCCTAGCGGAGTTCACTCCGCACCCCAACACCAACGATCCCACCAAACCGGTGCTACCGACGGGCGCGACGACCGAGTTGATAAACACAGCGATCGATCAGGCTCTTGCGAAGTACGCCAATCCGCGTCTTGAGAAGACAGTCGCTCGGATACACCGAGTCTGGCCAAAACATCGCTCACCTAAGAAGAACATCACGATTCCCCGTTGGCTGCAAAGCGTTGCCGAAGCGCTAGCCGAAAACGATTCGCAAGTGGTTCGCGGCTGGCACAAGAAGCTGCTCACCAGTGTAGATGCTCCGAAATCCGAGGATGACTTCTGGTTCGCGTTAATTGAGTGCCTTAGCGAAAACAACATCGTAGCGGTGGTCGACTGGAGAGAGTTCACCGATGCGATCGTTGAGAGCCTTCAGAGTCTCCGTTCAGCGAGAAACATCGACTTGGACTGGGAAACCCTGAAGTCGTTCGATGGCGACAACGAGGTCTTCTTTCGTCATGTAAGTGGTTTGGTTGGTAAGACCGGTCGGTCGTTAGTGTCGTTCGACACCGGAGGAGATGAGTACGCGTTGACTTTCATGCCAACCAACCACATCCCTAAGTACCACGAGGTGCTCACGAGCAACCTGACGTGGAGCTCGGGCGTCACTAAGTTCGACTGA
- a CDS encoding UDP-N-acetylglucosamine--N-acetylmuramyl-(pentapeptide) pyrophosphoryl-undecaprenol N-acetylglucosamine transferase translates to MSSSLEIVIAGGGSPSHVHPGLALAEALESHLPGVSLLFAGTGRPFERHLVRSAGYNYVALPARPAPHNPIEAVRFVTDNAMGFMAAAWMLREQQSSLVIGLGGFASAATVRAAVGRGIPTVLMEQNAVTGRTTRWLSGMVESVCTGFSEVNAYLSPLAEVVHTGTPSRPQFLKQYRQRQQKPVLPASREPRLVILGGASGAQTLNQHMPQVVAMLGDELKDWRIVHQTGEGQLQATEARYPADQSRVLTVSYIDELASLLFETDIVVCRAGGNTLAELALAGVPAVVVPYPDAAENHQMANARVYAEAGACVVVDEWQAGARLTECLATEIRQLVASQERRNQMREAMETLARPNAADDIARRCCEILDVGFLHAAA, encoded by the coding sequence ATGTCCAGTTCGCTTGAAATTGTGATTGCCGGTGGCGGCTCGCCCAGCCATGTCCATCCTGGTTTGGCTTTGGCCGAGGCTCTCGAAAGCCATCTGCCTGGCGTATCGCTCCTGTTTGCTGGTACCGGGCGGCCCTTCGAGCGCCACCTCGTCCGCTCGGCGGGATACAACTACGTTGCCTTGCCGGCTCGACCTGCTCCGCACAACCCGATCGAAGCGGTGCGGTTCGTTACCGACAATGCGATGGGCTTTATGGCCGCCGCTTGGATGCTTCGCGAACAACAATCGTCGCTCGTGATCGGGCTTGGTGGTTTCGCTAGCGCTGCGACCGTGCGAGCGGCCGTTGGGCGAGGGATTCCGACGGTATTGATGGAACAAAACGCCGTGACCGGCCGCACCACGCGTTGGCTCTCCGGCATGGTCGAATCGGTTTGCACGGGATTCTCGGAAGTGAACGCCTATTTGTCGCCGCTGGCCGAGGTGGTGCACACCGGCACGCCCTCCCGCCCGCAGTTCCTCAAGCAGTATCGCCAGCGCCAGCAGAAGCCAGTACTGCCAGCGTCGCGCGAACCACGCCTGGTGATTCTCGGCGGAGCCTCCGGTGCCCAAACCTTGAACCAACACATGCCGCAGGTGGTTGCCATGCTTGGCGACGAGCTGAAGGACTGGCGCATCGTTCACCAAACCGGCGAAGGCCAGTTGCAGGCGACCGAAGCTCGTTACCCGGCCGATCAATCGCGGGTGCTGACCGTAAGTTATATCGATGAGCTTGCCTCGTTGTTGTTCGAAACCGATATTGTGGTTTGCCGCGCGGGGGGCAACACGCTAGCCGAGCTAGCGCTGGCCGGCGTGCCGGCCGTGGTGGTGCCGTACCCCGATGCGGCCGAAAATCATCAAATGGCCAACGCTCGGGTGTATGCCGAAGCGGGTGCCTGCGTGGTAGTCGACGAATGGCAAGCGGGTGCGCGACTCACCGAGTGCCTGGCGACCGAAATCCGGCAACTCGTTGCCAGCCAGGAGCGTCGCAACCAAATGCGAGAAGCGATGGAAACGCTGGCTCGCCCGAACGCCGCCGACGACATCGCCCGGCGGTGCTGCGAGATTCTCGACGTCGGTTTCCTGCATGCTGCCGCCTAG
- a CDS encoding Mur ligase family protein produces the protein MIANTHPFHSHATFISQALPSAQLASGVDVAVTSCTNQSTAVRPGDAFVVCQNNTLAADIAREAVERGATAVIAEQYLPVFGVPQYLVDDASQAYSELCNALLGHPGRELNPIAIAGTHGKTSIAMLVDSIFNMAKRPVATATNQFTRVDGECQALLPPTTAPAIADFVDEALASGCRQAVVELDEQTLHTQAASAIEFDVVCLANMHGDSNSPENAAAQREQQAMALDLLSPQGMAVLNADDPNSMRVLAEYDGPALTFGLSDAADITALVTEQYVNEQTFVLICGDESAAVRAKVVGETHVQNCLAAAAIAKVYGISLTDIVRGIERVTVIPGVMHRFDAGLGVSVFVDRGNSAIARSSALKNVREVTTGDMYVVVDHQCVVTDTLADRTIATSCLQDCRVVTNAVARVLAALEVTNDEHLRTIVQKLGGVAQALLLAEEGDTVVVSGWGTLVPNGRRATTAVTEEQLLQSLMYEIASEWKRAA, from the coding sequence ATGATTGCTAACACTCATCCCTTCCATTCCCACGCAACATTCATTTCGCAAGCTTTGCCATCCGCCCAGTTGGCAAGCGGCGTCGATGTTGCCGTGACGAGTTGTACCAACCAGTCGACCGCGGTACGCCCGGGCGATGCGTTTGTGGTTTGCCAGAACAATACGCTGGCAGCCGACATCGCACGCGAGGCCGTCGAGCGGGGAGCGACTGCAGTGATCGCCGAGCAGTACCTGCCGGTGTTTGGTGTTCCTCAATACCTGGTCGACGATGCCAGCCAGGCTTACAGCGAACTTTGCAACGCGTTGCTGGGTCATCCCGGACGCGAGCTGAATCCCATCGCCATCGCTGGCACGCATGGCAAGACCTCGATTGCCATGTTGGTCGATTCGATCTTCAACATGGCCAAACGTCCGGTCGCGACCGCGACCAATCAGTTCACACGCGTCGATGGCGAGTGCCAGGCGTTGCTGCCACCGACCACGGCTCCAGCGATTGCCGACTTCGTCGACGAAGCCTTGGCAAGTGGTTGCCGTCAGGCAGTCGTGGAACTCGACGAGCAAACGCTGCACACCCAAGCCGCTAGTGCGATTGAGTTCGACGTTGTTTGCCTGGCCAATATGCATGGCGATAGCAACTCGCCAGAAAACGCAGCAGCTCAGCGTGAACAACAAGCCATGGCACTCGACCTGCTCTCGCCGCAAGGCATGGCAGTGCTGAATGCCGACGATCCCAACTCGATGCGAGTGCTGGCCGAATACGATGGCCCGGCGCTCACCTTTGGGTTGTCGGACGCTGCCGACATCACCGCTTTGGTGACCGAGCAGTACGTGAACGAACAAACCTTTGTGTTGATATGTGGCGACGAGTCGGCTGCAGTGCGGGCCAAAGTGGTCGGGGAAACGCACGTGCAGAACTGCCTGGCCGCCGCGGCGATCGCCAAGGTCTACGGCATTTCGCTTACCGACATTGTTCGTGGTATCGAACGAGTGACCGTAATACCGGGCGTGATGCATCGTTTCGATGCTGGTCTCGGGGTTTCGGTTTTTGTAGATCGCGGAAATTCGGCGATCGCCCGCAGTTCGGCCTTGAAAAATGTTCGAGAAGTTACTACTGGAGACATGTACGTTGTGGTTGATCATCAGTGCGTCGTAACCGACACACTCGCCGACCGCACGATTGCGACGAGTTGCTTGCAAGATTGCCGAGTCGTGACCAACGCGGTGGCCCGCGTGCTGGCAGCCTTGGAAGTAACCAACGACGAGCACCTGCGAACGATCGTCCAAAAACTTGGCGGCGTCGCCCAGGCGTTGCTCTTGGCCGAAGAAGGCGACACCGTCGTCGTAAGCGGCTGGGGCACACTGGTGCCGAATGGTCGTCGGGCAACGACGGCCGTTACCGAAGAGCAACTGCTGCAGTCGTTGATGTACGAAATTGCCAGCGAATGGAAACGAGCAGCTTAG
- a CDS encoding fumarylacetoacetate hydrolase family protein, with product MRIVRVENTAGEVVLGCEQADGSITRLEGDLFGTLTDTGESVAEAKRLAPVMPCDLYCIGLNYARHAEEGGKPVPENPVVFMKSSAAVQHPGEAIALPRKLNSDKVDYECELVVIIGKACKNVSREQALDYVFGYTCGNDVSARDWQRNGGGGQWVRGKTFDTFAPLGPVLVTAAEIPNPNSLDIRTVLNGEVMQDWNTDDMIFDVPTLIEFLSGSTTLLPGTAIFTGTPHGVGFARKPPVYLKAGDEVTVSIDQIGDLTNPVVEESI from the coding sequence ATGAGAATCGTACGAGTCGAAAACACCGCTGGCGAAGTCGTACTCGGTTGCGAGCAGGCTGATGGCTCGATCACCCGGCTCGAAGGCGACCTGTTCGGCACCCTGACCGACACCGGCGAGTCGGTAGCCGAGGCCAAACGACTAGCACCGGTGATGCCGTGCGACCTGTACTGCATCGGACTCAACTACGCCCGCCATGCTGAAGAAGGTGGCAAGCCGGTGCCCGAGAATCCGGTAGTGTTCATGAAGAGCAGCGCAGCAGTGCAGCACCCCGGCGAAGCGATCGCCCTGCCCCGCAAGCTGAACAGTGACAAGGTTGACTACGAATGCGAGCTGGTGGTGATCATCGGCAAAGCCTGCAAGAACGTGAGCCGTGAGCAAGCGCTCGACTACGTGTTTGGCTACACCTGCGGCAACGACGTGAGCGCCCGCGACTGGCAGCGCAACGGTGGCGGCGGCCAATGGGTTCGCGGCAAAACCTTCGACACGTTCGCCCCGCTGGGCCCAGTGCTGGTGACTGCCGCCGAGATTCCGAATCCCAATTCGCTCGACATTCGCACGGTGCTGAATGGCGAGGTGATGCAGGACTGGAACACCGACGACATGATCTTCGATGTGCCGACTCTGATTGAGTTCCTGAGCGGTAGCACCACCCTGCTTCCCGGAACCGCGATCTTCACCGGTACACCGCACGGGGTTGGCTTCGCCCGCAAGCCTCCGGTCTACCTGAAGGCAGGCGACGAAGTCACCGTGTCGATCGACCAGATTGGCGACCTCACGAACCCAGTTGTGGAAGAGTCGATTTAA